One genomic window of Struthio camelus isolate bStrCam1 chromosome 1, bStrCam1.hap1, whole genome shotgun sequence includes the following:
- the LOC138066729 gene encoding uncharacterized protein, whose translation MEPMLTAAAVEAGPVYFFDQMKTRVRERDKKIPEELSSYFSFPTTDLQPLSCTPSLIKGKNPGCAGEHTERHEDGFINDDPSRKENYSVLHPMSCHSLCKTTTEDTKTKVSQIPSVQQAEEDSPLNILNKCVAANMLQELGEKLQPFASYETGFPQGLVNMLACNWRELTEGTDCNKWHQKSLAYESVRSRRRQASEEAKNGAPGSKCMQHEIPAIRKDQHKRNFALSACATKEKRNAETASNTPLGSKAPVVQNHTSQSPVAISFSLSSKICEERGWIFQPSDSNAEDLPYVRALKRLQQIQKQIKEQVSEQKEAGFGKPIILRHYGDPREENFLKTWKGQTGMTVTPALLYGKPQIPMAKKTDPPQRKLHYGLNDGSSLI comes from the exons ATGGAACCAATGCTCACAGCTGCAGCAGTGGAGGCAGGACCTGTGTATTTTTTTGACCAg aTGAAAActagagtgagagagagggacaAGAAGATACCAGAAGAACTGTCCTCGTATTTCAGTTTCCCTACTACAGATCTTCAACCCTTAAGTTGTACTCCCAG cctgATTAAAGGCAAGAATCCCGGCTGTGCAGGGGAGCATACAGAAAGGCATGAAGATGGTTTCATAAATGATGATccatcaagaaaagaaaactacTCAGTTTTGCATCCAATGTCTTGTCATTCCCTGTGTAAAACCACCACTGAAGACACAAAAACAAAGGTCTCCCAAATACCTTCAGTCCAACAGGCAGAGGAGGATTCACCGctgaacattttaaataagtgTGTGGCTGCCAACATGTTGCAGGAACTGGGAGAGAAGTTGCAGCCCTTTGCTAGTTATGAGACTGGTTTCCCTCAGGGACTTGTGAATATGCTGGCCTGTAACTGGAGAGAACTCACTGAGGGGACTGATTGTAATAAATGGCACCAGAAGTCACTAGCATACGAAAGTGTGAGATCCAGGAGAAGGCAGGCCTCAGAGGAAGCTAAGAATGGTGCTCCTGGGTCCAAATGTATGCAGCATGAAATCCCTGCCATCAGAAAAGACCAACACAAGAGGAACTTTGCTCTGTCAGCCTgtgctacaaaggaaaaaagaaatgctgagacAGCATCAAACACACCTCTAGGAAGTAAAG CTCCTGTTGTGCAAAACCATACCAGCCAGTCACCTGTCGCAATCAGCTTCTCGCTGTCATCCAAAATTTGTGAGGAAAGAG GTTGGATTTTCCAGCCCTCTGACTCAAATGCTGAAGATCTGCCTTATGTGCGGGCACTGAAGAGACTACAACAAATTCAAAAACAAAT aaaagaacaagtatccgagcagaaagaagcagggtTTGGTAAACCAATTATTCTCCGACATTATGGTGATCCCAGAGAAGAAAATTTCCTCAAGACATGGAAGGGTCAGACTGGCATGACTGTCACACCAGCGCTGCTGTATGGCAAACCTCAGATCCCAATGGCCAAGAAAACAGACCCCCCACAGAGAAAACTGCATTATGGGCTGAATGATGGCTCATCTTTAATTTAA